A genomic region of Acipenser ruthenus chromosome 9, fAciRut3.2 maternal haplotype, whole genome shotgun sequence contains the following coding sequences:
- the LOC131738043 gene encoding olfactory receptor 52J3-like encodes MFFYVFIRRYFQETAMEKKNSSYVTMFTLSGLNESSTNKYIYFSFTLLGYLFIICVNLTLIVIIALEKTLHEPMYFFLCNLSANALYGTAGFYPKLLFDFLSDMHVISYSGCLLQRFVIYSFSACELSNLTVMAYDRYVAICRPLEYHAIMTSLTTGKLIIFSWIFPLCCVCIGTLLTFRLPLCGSHIEKLYCDNWSIVKLSCVGTTVNIVYGYVLICIFFAHFLFILFSYMKILRACRASSIAMSKCLRTCLPHLLTVINYIIALLFDLMYSRYGSYDIPQVLHNLLSVEFLIVPPVFNPIIYGLNFQKIQNRVTRMCSRSK; translated from the coding sequence atgtttttttatgtatttattcgcAGGTATTTTCAAGAAACAGCTATGGAGAAAAAGAACTCATCCTACGTTACAATGTTTACCCTTTCTGGATTAAATGAATCAAGcacaaataaatatatctatttttcttTCACTCTCCTAGGTTATCTCTTTatcatttgtgttaatttaaCTCTAATTGTAATAATAGCTCTAGAAAAGACACTTCATGAGCCCATGTATTTCTTCCTCTGTAATCTGAGTGCTAATGCACTGTATGGAACTGCTGGTTTCTATCCTAAACTACTGTTTGATTTTCTGTCTGATATGCATGTCATCTCATATTCTGGGTGCCTGCTTCAAAGATTTGTCATCTACAGTTTTTCCGCTTGTGAATTATCTAATTTAACAGTGATGGCATATGATAGGTATGTGGCAATATGCAGACCTCTGGAGTACCATGCTATCATGACTTCTTTGACGActggtaaattaattattttttcttgGATTTTTCCACTCTGTTGTGTATGTATTGGTACTCTATTGACTTTCAGGTTGCCTTTATGTGGCTCCCACATTGAAAAACTATATTGTGATAACTGGTCAATTGTGAAATTATCTTGTGTAGGGACTACTGTTAACATTGTATATGGATATGTTCTAATATGTATATTCTTTGcacatttcctttttattttattttcctacatGAAAATACTCAGAGCGTGCCGGGCATCTAGTATAGCAATGAGTAAATGTTTGCGGACCTGTTTGCCACATTTGTTGACGGTGATCAATTACATCATTGCCTTGCTTTTTGatttaatgtacagtagataCGGTTCATATGATATTCCACAGGTTTTACACAATCTCCTGTCAGTGGAATTTCTGATCGTCCCTCCTGTTTTCAATCCTATCATTTATGGTTTAAACTTTCAAAAGATCCAGAACAGAGTCACAAGAATGTGCAGCAGATCAAAGTAA